A genomic window from Accipiter gentilis chromosome 1, bAccGen1.1, whole genome shotgun sequence includes:
- the GMPPA gene encoding mannose-1-phosphate guanyltransferase alpha yields MPLKAVILIGGPQKGTRFRPLSFEVPKPLFPVAGVPMVQHHIEACAKVAGMKEILLMGFYQPHEALSRFLVSAQQEFKIPIRYLQEYAALGTGGGIYHFRDQILSGGAEAFFVLNADVCSEFPLQEMLEFRQQHGDAHSFVILGTTANRTQALNYGCIVANTDTQEVQHYVEKPSTFVSEIINCGIYLFTPAIFQHIGEVFQRNQQELVLEESSNGWQRAEVIRLEQDVFTALAGSGKLYVYKTDGFWSQIKSAGSAIYASRLYLNQYSKSHPERLAQNKAGGPVIRGNVYIHPTASIDSTAVLGPNVSIGEGVTVGAGVRVRESIVLHGASLHDHTCVLNTIVGWDSTIGRWARVEGTPSDPNPNDPYAKIDSETLFRDGRLTPSITILGCSVTIPAEVVILNSIVLPHKELSRSYKNQIIL; encoded by the exons ATGCCGCTGAAGGCGGTAATCCTCATCGGGGGCCCGCAGAAGG GGACCCGGTTCCGGCCGCTGTCCTTCGAGGTGCCCAAGCCGCTCTTCCCCGTGGCCGGGGTGCCCATGGTGCAGCACCACATCGAGGCCTGCGCCAAG gTGGCCGGCATGAAGGAGATCCTGCTGATGGGCTTCTATCAGCCCCACGAGGCCCTCAGCCGCTTCCTGGTGTCGGCGCAGCAGGAGTTCAAGATCCCCATCAG GTATCTCCAGGAGTACGCAGCGCTGGGCACGGGTGGTGGCATCTATCACTTCCGAGACCAGATCCTGTCAGGCGGTGCTGAGGCCTTCTTTGTCCTCAACGCGGACGTGTGCTCAGAGTTCCCCTTGCAGGAGATGCTGGAGTTCCGGCAGCAGCACGGGGACGCGCACAGCTTTGTCATTCTGGGTACCACA GCCAACAGGACGCAGGCGCTGAATTATGGCTGTATCGTGGCAAACACGGACACGCAGGAG GTCCAGCACTATGTGGAGAAGCCCAGCACATTTGTCAGTGAGATCATTAACTGTGGCATCTACCTGTTCACACCTGCCATATTCCAACACATCGGTGAGGTCTTCCAGAGGAACCAGCAGGAGCTAGTGCT AGAGGAGAGCTCCAACGGCTGGCAGCGTGCTGAAGTGATCCGGCTAGAGCAGGACGTTTTCACGGCGCTGGCTGGGAGTGGCAAACTCTATGTCTACAAAACTGATGGCTTCTGGAGCCAGATCAAATCAGCAGG CTCTGCCATTTATGCCAGTCGCCTTTACCTGAACCAGTACAGCAAAAGCCACCCAGAGAGGCTGGCCCAGAATAAGGCTGGAGGCCCTGTCATCCGAG GGAATGTGTACATCCACCCAACGGCCTCCATCGACAGCACTGCAGTG CTGGGCCCCAACGTCTCCATTGGGGAGGGGGTGACGGTGGGAGCTGGTGTGCGTGTGCGAGAGTCCATTGTCCTGCACGGCGCCTCACTCCAC GACCATACCTGTGTCCTCAATACTATCGTGGGCTGGGACAGCACCATCGGGCGCTGGGCCCGGGTTGAAGGAACACCCAGTGACCCCAACCCCAACGATCCCTATGCCAAGATTGACAGCGAGACTCTCTTCCGGGACGGGCGCCTCACGCCATCCATTACAATCCTGG GCTGCAGTGTCACCATCCCTGCTGAGGTCGTTATCCTTAACTCCATCGTCCTTCCTCACAAAGAGCTGAGCCGCAGCTACAAGAACCAGATTATCCTGTGA